One part of the Arabidopsis thaliana chromosome 1 sequence genome encodes these proteins:
- the PGM2 gene encoding Phosphoglucomutase/phosphomannomutase family protein (Phosphoglucomutase/phosphomannomutase family protein; FUNCTIONS IN: intramolecular transferase activity, phosphotransferases, magnesium ion binding, phosphoglucomutase activity; INVOLVED IN: response to cadmium ion, carbohydrate metabolic process; LOCATED IN: cytosol, nucleus, plasma membrane; EXPRESSED IN: 27 plant structures; EXPRESSED DURING: 16 growth stages; CONTAINS InterPro DOMAIN/s: Alpha-D-phosphohexomutase, conserved site (InterPro:IPR016066), Alpha-D-phosphohexomutase, C-terminal (InterPro:IPR005843), Alpha-D-phosphohexomutase, alpha/beta/alpha I/II/III (InterPro:IPR016055), Alpha-D-phosphohexomutase, alpha/beta/alpha domain III (InterPro:IPR005846), Alpha-D-phosphohexomutase, alpha/beta/alpha domain II (InterPro:IPR005845), Alpha-D-phosphohexomutase (InterPro:IPR005841), Alpha-D-phosphohexomutase, alpha/beta/alpha domain I (InterPro:IPR005844); BEST Arabidopsis thaliana protein match is: Phosphoglucomutase/phosphomannomutase family protein (TAIR:AT1G23190.1); Has 8013 Blast hits to 8000 proteins in 2264 species: Archae - 118; Bacteria - 6090; Metazoa - 518; Fungi - 215; Plants - 166; Viruses - 0; Other Eukaryotes - 906 (source: NCBI BLink).) — MVSFKVSLVSTSPIDGQKPGTSGLRKKVKVFKQPNYLENFVQATFNALTTEKVKGATLVVSGDGRYYSEQAIQIIVKMAAANGVRRVWVGQNSLLSTPAVSAIIRERVGADGSKATGAFILTASHNPGGPTEDFGIKYNMENGGPAPESITDKIYENTKTIKEYPIAEDLPRVDISTIGITSFEGPEGKFDVEVFDSADDYVKLMKSIFDFESIKKLLSYPKFTFCYDALHGVAGAYAHRIFVEELGAPESSLLNCVPKEDFGGGHPDPNLTYAKELVARMGLSKTDDAGGEPPEFGAAADGDADRNMILGKRFFVTPSDSVAIIAANAVGAIPYFSSGLKGVARSMPTSAALDVVAKNLGLKFFEVPTGWKFFGNLMDAGMCSVCGEESFGTGSDHIREKDGIWAVLAWLSILAHKNKETLDGNAKLVTVEDIVRQHWATYGRHYYTRYDYENVDATAAKELMGLLVKLQSSLPEVNKIIKGIHPEVANVASADEFEYKDPVDGSVSKHQGIRYLFEDGSRLVFRLSGTGSEGATIRLYIEQYEKDASKIGRDSQDALGPLVDVALKLSKMQEFTGRSSPTVIT; from the exons ATGGTGTCGTTCAAGGTCTCTCTCGTCTCTACTTCGCCTATTGATGGCCAGAAACCTGGGACTTCTGGACTCCGTAAGAAG GTGAAAGTGTTTAAGCAACCAAATTACCTTGAAAATTTTGTCCAGGCAACGTTCAATGCTCTTACTACAGAGAAAGTTAAAG GTGCGACACTTGTGGTTTCTGGTGATGGTCGTTATTATTCAGAGCAAGCTATTCAG ATTATAGTAAAGATGGCAGCAGCTAATGGTGTTAGACGTGTGTGGGTTGGTCAAAACAGTCTGCTATCAACTCCTGCAGTATCAGCTATTATTCGTGAAAGAGTAGGGGCTGAT GGATCTAAAGCCACAGGAGCATTTATCTTAACAGCAAGTCATAATCCTGGTGGCCCAACTGAG GATTTCGGAATTAAGTACAATATGGAAAATGGTGGACCAGCTCCTGAATCAATCACTGATAAGATTTACGAGAACACAAAGACAATCAAGGAGTACCCAATAGCGGAAGATCTACCCAGG GTTGATATTTCTACTATTGGTATAACCAGCTTTGAAGGACCTGAAGGAAAGTTTGACGTCGAAGTTTTTGATTCTGCAGATGACTATGTTAAACTAATGAA GTCAATCTTCGACTTTGAATCCATCAAGAAATTGCTATCTTATCCAAAATTTACTTTCTG CTATGATGCATTGCATGGAGTGGCTGGAGCATATGCACATCGCATCTTTGTCGAAGAACTAGGTGCACCAGAAAGTTCGTTGTTGAACTGCGTACCCAAg GAGGACTTTGGAGGGGGCCACCCGGATCCCAATCTTACCTATGCTAAGGAGCTCGTGGCACGCATGGGATTGAGTAAAACTGATGATGCTGGTGGCGAGCCTCCAGAGTTTGGCGCCGCTGCTGATGGTGATGCAGACCGAAACATGATCCTCGGTAAAAG GTTTTTCGTAACTCCTTCGGATTCAGTTGCTATAATTGCTGCAAATGCTGTTGGGGCCATACCATACTTCAGCTCTGGTTTAAAAGGTGTTGCTAG GAGCATGCCGACCTCAGCTGCACTTGATGTCGTTGCAAAAAACTTGGGTTTGAAGTTCTTTGAG GTTCCAACAGGCTGGAAATTCTTTGGCAATCTAATGGATGCTGGGATGTGCTCTGTATGCGGAGAAGAAAGTTTTGGAACCG GTTCGGATCATATCCGTGAGAAAGATGGGATCTGGGCAGTTCTTGCTTGGCTATCAATACTGGCTCACAAGAACAAGGAAACCCTTGATGGGAATGCAAAACTGGTGACGGTTGAAGACATTGTCCGCCAGCACTGGGCTACATATGGCCGTCACTATTACACTCGATACGACTATGAG AACGTAGACGCAACTGCAGCTAAAGAACTCATGGGACTTTTGGTTAAGTTGCAATCTTCACTTCCCGAAGTCAACAa GATTATAAAGGGAATTCATCCAGAGGTGGCAAATGTTGCAAGCGCAGATGAGTTCGAGTACAAAGATCCAGTAGATGGCTCTGTTTCAAAGCACCAAGGGATCCGATACTTATTCGAGGATGGATCACGACTT GTGTTCCGTCTCTCGGGAACTGGCTCAGAAGGAGCAACAATAAGGCTATACATTGAACAATACGAGAAGGACGCCTCAAAGATCGGCCGAGATTCTCAGGATGCTCTTGGTCCCCTG
- the PGM2 gene encoding Phosphoglucomutase/phosphomannomutase family protein (Phosphoglucomutase/phosphomannomutase family protein; FUNCTIONS IN: intramolecular transferase activity, phosphotransferases, magnesium ion binding, phosphoglucomutase activity; INVOLVED IN: carbohydrate metabolic process; LOCATED IN: cytosol, nucleus; EXPRESSED IN: 25 plant structures; EXPRESSED DURING: 15 growth stages; CONTAINS InterPro DOMAIN/s: Alpha-D-phosphohexomutase, conserved site (InterPro:IPR016066), Alpha-D-phosphohexomutase, C-terminal (InterPro:IPR005843), Alpha-D-phosphohexomutase, alpha/beta/alpha I/II/III (InterPro:IPR016055), Alpha-D-phosphohexomutase, alpha/beta/alpha domain III (InterPro:IPR005846), Alpha-D-phosphohexomutase, alpha/beta/alpha domain II (InterPro:IPR005845), Alpha-D-phosphohexomutase (InterPro:IPR005841), Alpha-D-phosphohexomutase, alpha/beta/alpha domain I (InterPro:IPR005844); BEST Arabidopsis thaliana protein match is: Phosphoglucomutase/phosphomannomutase family protein (TAIR:AT1G23190.1); Has 6684 Blast hits to 6671 proteins in 2112 species: Archae - 92; Bacteria - 4940; Metazoa - 519; Fungi - 202; Plants - 162; Viruses - 0; Other Eukaryotes - 769 (source: NCBI BLink).), with amino-acid sequence MFLLVTSCFLPDSGSSVKVSLFIFGVSLVSTSPIDGQKPGTSGLRKKVKVFKQPNYLENFVQATFNALTTEKVKGATLVVSGDGRYYSEQAIQIIVKMAAANGVRRVWVGQNSLLSTPAVSAIIRERVGADGSKATGAFILTASHNPGGPTEDFGIKYNMENGGPAPESITDKIYENTKTIKEYPIAEDLPRVDISTIGITSFEGPEGKFDVEVFDSADDYVKLMKSIFDFESIKKLLSYPKFTFCYDALHGVAGAYAHRIFVEELGAPESSLLNCVPKEDFGGGHPDPNLTYAKELVARMGLSKTDDAGGEPPEFGAAADGDADRNMILGKRFFVTPSDSVAIIAANAVGAIPYFSSGLKGVARSMPTSAALDVVAKNLGLKFFEVPTGWKFFGNLMDAGMCSVCGEESFGTGSDHIREKDGIWAVLAWLSILAHKNKETLDGNAKLVTVEDIVRQHWATYGRHYYTRYDYENVDATAAKELMGLLVKLQSSLPEVNKIIKGIHPEVANVASADEFEYKDPVDGSVSKHQGIRYLFEDGSRLVFRLSGTGSEGATIRLYIEQYEKDASKIGRDSQDALGPLVDVALKLSKMQEFTGRSSPTVIT; translated from the exons ATGTTCCTCTTGGTTACTTCTTGCTTTCTACCTGATTCAGGTTCTTCAGTTaaagtttctcttttcatttttggg GTCTCTCTCGTCTCTACTTCGCCTATTGATGGCCAGAAACCTGGGACTTCTGGACTCCGTAAGAAG GTGAAAGTGTTTAAGCAACCAAATTACCTTGAAAATTTTGTCCAGGCAACGTTCAATGCTCTTACTACAGAGAAAGTTAAAG GTGCGACACTTGTGGTTTCTGGTGATGGTCGTTATTATTCAGAGCAAGCTATTCAG ATTATAGTAAAGATGGCAGCAGCTAATGGTGTTAGACGTGTGTGGGTTGGTCAAAACAGTCTGCTATCAACTCCTGCAGTATCAGCTATTATTCGTGAAAGAGTAGGGGCTGAT GGATCTAAAGCCACAGGAGCATTTATCTTAACAGCAAGTCATAATCCTGGTGGCCCAACTGAG GATTTCGGAATTAAGTACAATATGGAAAATGGTGGACCAGCTCCTGAATCAATCACTGATAAGATTTACGAGAACACAAAGACAATCAAGGAGTACCCAATAGCGGAAGATCTACCCAGG GTTGATATTTCTACTATTGGTATAACCAGCTTTGAAGGACCTGAAGGAAAGTTTGACGTCGAAGTTTTTGATTCTGCAGATGACTATGTTAAACTAATGAA GTCAATCTTCGACTTTGAATCCATCAAGAAATTGCTATCTTATCCAAAATTTACTTTCTG CTATGATGCATTGCATGGAGTGGCTGGAGCATATGCACATCGCATCTTTGTCGAAGAACTAGGTGCACCAGAAAGTTCGTTGTTGAACTGCGTACCCAAg GAGGACTTTGGAGGGGGCCACCCGGATCCCAATCTTACCTATGCTAAGGAGCTCGTGGCACGCATGGGATTGAGTAAAACTGATGATGCTGGTGGCGAGCCTCCAGAGTTTGGCGCCGCTGCTGATGGTGATGCAGACCGAAACATGATCCTCGGTAAAAG GTTTTTCGTAACTCCTTCGGATTCAGTTGCTATAATTGCTGCAAATGCTGTTGGGGCCATACCATACTTCAGCTCTGGTTTAAAAGGTGTTGCTAG GAGCATGCCGACCTCAGCTGCACTTGATGTCGTTGCAAAAAACTTGGGTTTGAAGTTCTTTGAG GTTCCAACAGGCTGGAAATTCTTTGGCAATCTAATGGATGCTGGGATGTGCTCTGTATGCGGAGAAGAAAGTTTTGGAACCG GTTCGGATCATATCCGTGAGAAAGATGGGATCTGGGCAGTTCTTGCTTGGCTATCAATACTGGCTCACAAGAACAAGGAAACCCTTGATGGGAATGCAAAACTGGTGACGGTTGAAGACATTGTCCGCCAGCACTGGGCTACATATGGCCGTCACTATTACACTCGATACGACTATGAG AACGTAGACGCAACTGCAGCTAAAGAACTCATGGGACTTTTGGTTAAGTTGCAATCTTCACTTCCCGAAGTCAACAa GATTATAAAGGGAATTCATCCAGAGGTGGCAAATGTTGCAAGCGCAGATGAGTTCGAGTACAAAGATCCAGTAGATGGCTCTGTTTCAAAGCACCAAGGGATCCGATACTTATTCGAGGATGGATCACGACTT GTGTTCCGTCTCTCGGGAACTGGCTCAGAAGGAGCAACAATAAGGCTATACATTGAACAATACGAGAAGGACGCCTCAAAGATCGGCCGAGATTCTCAGGATGCTCTTGGTCCCCTG
- the PGM2 gene encoding Phosphoglucomutase/phosphomannomutase family protein (Phosphoglucomutase/phosphomannomutase family protein; FUNCTIONS IN: intramolecular transferase activity, phosphotransferases, magnesium ion binding, phosphoglucomutase activity; INVOLVED IN: carbohydrate metabolic process; LOCATED IN: cytosol, nucleus; EXPRESSED IN: 25 plant structures; EXPRESSED DURING: 15 growth stages; CONTAINS InterPro DOMAIN/s: Alpha-D-phosphohexomutase, conserved site (InterPro:IPR016066), Alpha-D-phosphohexomutase, C-terminal (InterPro:IPR005843), Alpha-D-phosphohexomutase, alpha/beta/alpha I/II/III (InterPro:IPR016055), Alpha-D-phosphohexomutase, alpha/beta/alpha domain III (InterPro:IPR005846), Alpha-D-phosphohexomutase, alpha/beta/alpha domain II (InterPro:IPR005845), Alpha-D-phosphohexomutase (InterPro:IPR005841), Alpha-D-phosphohexomutase, alpha/beta/alpha domain I (InterPro:IPR005844); BEST Arabidopsis thaliana protein match is: Phosphoglucomutase/phosphomannomutase family protein (TAIR:AT1G23190.1); Has 6668 Blast hits to 6655 proteins in 2105 species: Archae - 91; Bacteria - 4924; Metazoa - 519; Fungi - 202; Plants - 162; Viruses - 0; Other Eukaryotes - 770 (source: NCBI BLink).), whose protein sequence is MFLLVTSCFLPDSGSSVKVSLFIFGTKRDPTKKKNEKRRATRVTFSFSLFISFPQTHCVKRLLFYHLQAYSIFFRFEMVSFKVSLVSTSPIDGQKPGTSGLRKKVKVFKQPNYLENFVQATFNALTTEKVKGATLVVSGDGRYYSEQAIQIIVKMAAANGVRRVWVGQNSLLSTPAVSAIIRERVGADGSKATGAFILTASHNPGGPTEDFGIKYNMENGGPAPESITDKIYENTKTIKEYPIAEDLPRVDISTIGITSFEGPEGKFDVEVFDSADDYVKLMKSIFDFESIKKLLSYPKFTFCYDALHGVAGAYAHRIFVEELGAPESSLLNCVPKEDFGGGHPDPNLTYAKELVARMGLSKTDDAGGEPPEFGAAADGDADRNMILGKRFFVTPSDSVAIIAANAVGAIPYFSSGLKGVARSMPTSAALDVVAKNLGLKFFEVPTGWKFFGNLMDAGMCSVCGEESFGTGSDHIREKDGIWAVLAWLSILAHKNKETLDGNAKLVTVEDIVRQHWATYGRHYYTRYDYENVDATAAKELMGLLVKLQSSLPEVNKIIKGIHPEVANVASADEFEYKDPVDGSVSKHQGIRYLFEDGSRLVFRLSGTGSEGATIRLYIEQYEKDASKIGRDSQDALGPLVDVALKLSKMQEFTGRSSPTVIT, encoded by the exons ATGTTCCTCTTGGTTACTTCTTGCTTTCTACCTGATTCAGGTTCTTCAGTTaaagtttctcttttcatttttggg ACGAAAAGAGatcctaccaaaaaaaaaaacgaaaagagaCGAGCCACACGCGTCACCTTCTCGTTTAgcctcttcatctcctttcCTCAGACTCACTGTGTAAAAAggcttttattttatcatcttcAGGCTTATTCgattttcttcagatttgaAATGGTGTCGTTCAAGGTCTCTCTCGTCTCTACTTCGCCTATTGATGGCCAGAAACCTGGGACTTCTGGACTCCGTAAGAAG GTGAAAGTGTTTAAGCAACCAAATTACCTTGAAAATTTTGTCCAGGCAACGTTCAATGCTCTTACTACAGAGAAAGTTAAAG GTGCGACACTTGTGGTTTCTGGTGATGGTCGTTATTATTCAGAGCAAGCTATTCAG ATTATAGTAAAGATGGCAGCAGCTAATGGTGTTAGACGTGTGTGGGTTGGTCAAAACAGTCTGCTATCAACTCCTGCAGTATCAGCTATTATTCGTGAAAGAGTAGGGGCTGAT GGATCTAAAGCCACAGGAGCATTTATCTTAACAGCAAGTCATAATCCTGGTGGCCCAACTGAG GATTTCGGAATTAAGTACAATATGGAAAATGGTGGACCAGCTCCTGAATCAATCACTGATAAGATTTACGAGAACACAAAGACAATCAAGGAGTACCCAATAGCGGAAGATCTACCCAGG GTTGATATTTCTACTATTGGTATAACCAGCTTTGAAGGACCTGAAGGAAAGTTTGACGTCGAAGTTTTTGATTCTGCAGATGACTATGTTAAACTAATGAA GTCAATCTTCGACTTTGAATCCATCAAGAAATTGCTATCTTATCCAAAATTTACTTTCTG CTATGATGCATTGCATGGAGTGGCTGGAGCATATGCACATCGCATCTTTGTCGAAGAACTAGGTGCACCAGAAAGTTCGTTGTTGAACTGCGTACCCAAg GAGGACTTTGGAGGGGGCCACCCGGATCCCAATCTTACCTATGCTAAGGAGCTCGTGGCACGCATGGGATTGAGTAAAACTGATGATGCTGGTGGCGAGCCTCCAGAGTTTGGCGCCGCTGCTGATGGTGATGCAGACCGAAACATGATCCTCGGTAAAAG GTTTTTCGTAACTCCTTCGGATTCAGTTGCTATAATTGCTGCAAATGCTGTTGGGGCCATACCATACTTCAGCTCTGGTTTAAAAGGTGTTGCTAG GAGCATGCCGACCTCAGCTGCACTTGATGTCGTTGCAAAAAACTTGGGTTTGAAGTTCTTTGAG GTTCCAACAGGCTGGAAATTCTTTGGCAATCTAATGGATGCTGGGATGTGCTCTGTATGCGGAGAAGAAAGTTTTGGAACCG GTTCGGATCATATCCGTGAGAAAGATGGGATCTGGGCAGTTCTTGCTTGGCTATCAATACTGGCTCACAAGAACAAGGAAACCCTTGATGGGAATGCAAAACTGGTGACGGTTGAAGACATTGTCCGCCAGCACTGGGCTACATATGGCCGTCACTATTACACTCGATACGACTATGAG AACGTAGACGCAACTGCAGCTAAAGAACTCATGGGACTTTTGGTTAAGTTGCAATCTTCACTTCCCGAAGTCAACAa GATTATAAAGGGAATTCATCCAGAGGTGGCAAATGTTGCAAGCGCAGATGAGTTCGAGTACAAAGATCCAGTAGATGGCTCTGTTTCAAAGCACCAAGGGATCCGATACTTATTCGAGGATGGATCACGACTT GTGTTCCGTCTCTCGGGAACTGGCTCAGAAGGAGCAACAATAAGGCTATACATTGAACAATACGAGAAGGACGCCTCAAAGATCGGCCGAGATTCTCAGGATGCTCTTGGTCCCCTG
- a CDS encoding Protein kinase superfamily protein (Protein kinase superfamily protein; FUNCTIONS IN: protein serine/threonine kinase activity, protein kinase activity, kinase activity, ATP binding; INVOLVED IN: protein amino acid phosphorylation; LOCATED IN: cellular_component unknown; EXPRESSED IN: 22 plant structures; EXPRESSED DURING: 13 growth stages; CONTAINS InterPro DOMAIN/s: Protein kinase, catalytic domain (InterPro:IPR000719), Serine-threonine/tyrosine-protein kinase (InterPro:IPR001245), Protein kinase-like domain (InterPro:IPR011009), Serine/threonine-protein kinase, active site (InterPro:IPR008271); BEST Arabidopsis thaliana protein match is: cysteine-rich RLK (RECEPTOR-like protein kinase) 10 (TAIR:AT4G23180.1); Has 118680 Blast hits to 117148 proteins in 4511 species: Archae - 101; Bacteria - 13535; Metazoa - 44165; Fungi - 9939; Plants - 33069; Viruses - 411; Other Eukaryotes - 17460 (source: NCBI BLink).), which translates to MVTKNSHKSNLGMTKSMNFFQNIIKPFKRSSNRGLEDDIERIAAMEQKVFPFQVLVSATKDFHPTHKLGEGGFGPVFKGRLPDGRDIAVKKLSQVSRQGKNEFVNEAKLLAKVQHRNVVNLWGYCTHGDDKLLVYEYVVNESLDKVLFKSNRKSEIDWKQRFEIITGIARGLLYLHEDAPNCIIHRDIKAGNILLDEKWVPKIADFGMARLYQEDVTHVNTRVAGTNGYMAPEYVMHGVLSVKADVFSFGVLVLELVSGQKNSSFSMRHPDQTLLEWAFKLYKKGRTMEILDQDIAASADPDQVKLCVQIGLLCVQGDPHQRPSMRRVSLLLSRKPGHLEEPDHPGVPGSRYRRRTQRPSGAASLGTLSTTGSSTDSFGSNLNTNTGTGVRGTPASSKASTRSNATRSAGQSSSSDPHGKRHMSY; encoded by the exons ATGGTCACTAAGAACTCTCATAAGAGCAATCTGGGCATGACAAAGTCCATGAATTTCTTTCAGAACATCATTAAACCTTTCAAACGCAGCTCCAATCGAG GTCTTGAAGATGATATTGAGCGAATTGCTGCTATGGAGCAAAAAGTTTTCCCATTTCAAGTTTTAGTTTCCGCTACCAAAGATTTTCACCCGACCCATAAACTCGGTGAAGGTGGTTTCGGTCCCGTCTTCAAG GGAAGATTACCTGACGGGAGAGACATAGCAGTGAAGAAGCTATCTCAGGTTTCAAGGCAAGGCAAAAACGAGTTTGTGAACGAGGCTAAGTTGTTGGCTAAAGTTCAGCATCGCAATGTTGTTAATCTTTGGGGTTATTGTACACATGGAGATGATAAGCTCTTGGTTTATGAGTATGTCGTTAATGAGAGCCTCGACAAGGTCCTCTTCA AATCCAACAGAAAATCGGAGATAGATTGGAAGCAGAGGTTTGAGATCATAACAGGCATTGCTCGAGGACTGCTCTATCTACATGAAGACGCGCCAAACTGCATCATCCACAGGGATATTAAGGCTGGCAATATTTTGCTGGATGAAAAATGGGTTCCTAAGATTGCAGATTTTGGGATGGCTAGACTCTATCAGGAAGATGTAACACATGTCAACACTCGTGTTGCAGGAACCAA TGGTTATATGGCGCCAGAGTACGTAATGCACGGGGTTCTATCGGTAAAGGCAGACGTATTCAGCTTTGGGGTTTTGGTTCTGGAGCTCGTAAGTGGACAGAAGAACTCGAGTTTTAGCATGAGACACCCTGACCAGACTCTTCTTGAATGG GCATTTAAGTTGTACAAGAAAGGCCGGACCATGGAGATACTAGACCAAGATATAGCAGCTTCAGCTGATCCAGATCAAGTCAAACTCTGTGTACAGATCGGACTACTCTGCGTTCAAGGCGATCCGCATCAAAGACCGAGCATGAGACGGGTATCTCTACTTCTCTCTAGAAAACCAGGACATCTAGAAGAACCGGATCATCCTGGTGTCCCGGGATCTAGATACCGTCGGCGAACACAACGTCCTTCAGGAGCAGCATCACTTGGAACATTGTCGACCACTGGTTCCAGCACAGATTCTTTCGGTTCAAACCTGAACACAAACACGGGAACTGGTGTTAGAGGTACCCCCGCATCTTCTAAAGCTTCAACTCGGAGTAATGCCACTAGAAGTGCTGGTCAGAGCTCTAGCTCAGACCCTCACGGGAAACGACATATGAGTTATTGA